A stretch of the Vagococcus xieshaowenii genome encodes the following:
- a CDS encoding phage holin family protein, producing MLECSLNFLHLIFGHSLDYLLLLSGFMLQHLFTCFVSQLEAQTFSIKQAKNILLQKITIFVIISLAHGIDYLLGKNDLLRNTTICFYIAHEAIQTLENATHLHVLIPIKLKEAIKHLLKLQEDESND from the coding sequence ATGCTAGAATGCTCACTAAATTTTTTACACCTAATCTTTGGACACTCGCTTGATTACCTGCTTCTCTTATCAGGCTTCATGCTTCAACACTTGTTCACCTGCTTTGTTAGTCAGCTAGAAGCCCAGACTTTCTCAATCAAGCAGGCAAAAAACATTCTCCTACAAAAAATCACCATCTTCGTGATTATTTCACTAGCACATGGCATTGATTACTTATTAGGAAAAAACGACTTACTAAGAAATACGACGATTTGTTTCTATATCGCACACGAAGCCATCCAAACATTAGAAAACGCCACACATCTACACGTCTTAATCCCGATTAAATTAAAAGAAGCGATTAAACACTTACTTAAACTACAGGAGGACGAATCCAATGACTAA
- a CDS encoding DUF2922 domain-containing protein produces the protein MKKLRMNFTNAEETISTLTYANCHQNLTAEEIQEAMATIAELKLISKGGILQYEIPQSANYIETTVTEIF, from the coding sequence ATGAAAAAATTAAGAATGAACTTTACAAACGCTGAGGAAACAATCTCTACCCTAACATACGCTAATTGTCATCAAAACTTAACAGCCGAAGAAATCCAAGAAGCCATGGCGACCATTGCTGAACTAAAATTAATTAGTAAAGGCGGCATCTTACAATACGAAATCCCTCAAAGCGCTAATTACATCGAAACAACTGTCACTGAAATTTTTTAA
- a CDS encoding histidine phosphatase family protein, with protein MANNQLINIYLMRHGVTMLNTSNSVQGWADSPLTPDGERASEYAGMGLKEVAFDAVYSSDSGRAMQTAQHVMSENIATVNWSLTTEKGLRELCFGSFEGRSNDDLWEVLLAEAKEDDINNMDMPTFVDAMAYHEAQQRPSHANTWPSENYDMFTKRLSQSFYKIGAKALENDQRNILVVSHGLSIQAALEALTETPADFNHMAMNNSITHLQFDGQQFHLAAYNDTSYVEIGRQLIEE; from the coding sequence TTGGCAAATAATCAGTTAATCAATATATACTTAATGCGTCATGGTGTTACGATGTTAAATACATCCAATAGCGTCCAAGGGTGGGCGGATTCTCCTTTAACACCTGACGGGGAGCGCGCGAGCGAATATGCTGGCATGGGATTAAAAGAAGTGGCGTTCGATGCGGTCTATAGTAGTGACAGTGGGCGCGCAATGCAAACGGCTCAGCATGTCATGAGTGAAAACATAGCGACCGTTAATTGGTCCTTAACCACAGAAAAAGGTTTGCGAGAATTGTGTTTTGGTTCTTTTGAAGGTCGTTCGAATGACGACCTATGGGAAGTTCTATTAGCTGAAGCTAAAGAAGATGATATTAATAATATGGATATGCCAACTTTTGTGGATGCCATGGCTTATCATGAAGCACAACAACGTCCTTCTCACGCGAACACCTGGCCATCAGAAAATTATGATATGTTTACCAAACGTTTGAGCCAAAGCTTCTATAAGATTGGGGCGAAGGCTTTGGAAAATGATCAACGCAATATCTTGGTCGTGTCACATGGATTAAGTATTCAAGCCGCACTTGAAGCACTTACCGAAACACCAGCCGACTTCAATCATATGGCAATGAATAATTCAATTACTCATTTACAATTTGATGGGCAACAGTTTCATCTAGCAGCCTATAATGATACCAGCTATGTTGAGATTGGCCGTCAATTAATAGAAGAATAG
- a CDS encoding glycoside hydrolase family protein, with translation MTNYQLSTEGYQFIKQWEGERLQAYRDPAGVWTIGVGHTGPVNGQPIKAGLTITAKQSEQLLQTDIHTHTQVLKQVVTAPLTQHQFDALASFCFNLGPNIIKDAALLQAINRQDWLETTNQMSRYVHAGNVVLQGLVNRRQAEIQLFMKNLTTSNWRKETGTFTLNTAINLRTQANTNASIIATLQPKQAIKYDAYLIEANGHVWLRQPRDNGYGYLASGQSKNNKRISYWGSFS, from the coding sequence ATGACTAATTACCAACTCTCAACAGAAGGCTATCAATTCATCAAACAATGGGAAGGCGAACGCCTACAAGCTTACCGGGATCCCGCTGGTGTCTGGACGATTGGTGTCGGACATACTGGACCCGTCAACGGCCAACCAATCAAAGCCGGCTTAACCATTACCGCCAAACAATCTGAACAACTACTACAAACCGATATTCACACACACACCCAAGTACTCAAACAAGTCGTTACCGCACCCTTAACCCAGCACCAATTCGACGCACTCGCAAGCTTCTGCTTCAACTTGGGCCCTAATATCATTAAAGATGCCGCACTCCTTCAAGCCATCAACCGTCAAGATTGGCTAGAAACAACTAACCAAATGTCCCGCTACGTCCACGCCGGCAATGTCGTCTTACAAGGACTCGTTAACCGCCGACAAGCCGAAATCCAACTCTTCATGAAGAACCTAACCACTAGCAACTGGCGCAAGGAAACCGGCACCTTCACACTCAATACAGCCATCAACTTACGCACACAAGCAAACACCAACGCCAGTATTATCGCCACCTTACAACCCAAACAAGCCATCAAATACGATGCCTACCTAATCGAAGCCAACGGCCACGTCTGGCTTCGCCAACCACGAGATAACGGCTATGGCTACCTTGCTAGCGGACAAAGTAAAAACAATAAACGAATCAGCTATTGGGGGAGCTTCAGCTAA
- a CDS encoding LCP family protein yields the protein MSRSSRHNQPSEKMKKESSFGKKLLKTIIGILVLLILAVAGMAAKVYFDAKGTASDIHKPIDREVSELRDKAAQTKKGDPISILLLGIDTGDLGRVEQGRSDTMMIATLNPNTKKSTLVSIPRDTYTAIIGHDTIDKLNHAYAFGGAEMSMLSVENLLDIPVDHYVAVDMGGLKQVVDIVGGIDVDNDIEFTQDNYSFPIGVNHMNGEQTLAYIRMRYDDPNGDYGRQNRQRKVVTAILKQALSFNTLTNYNDILKLLQNSVATDLTWDQLLDLQSKYSSSFGSMTSDQLQGTGDMIGGVSYQIIGDDELARVTTLLKEQLEVE from the coding sequence ATGTCTCGTTCTAGTAGACACAATCAACCGAGTGAGAAGATGAAGAAGGAGTCTTCATTCGGTAAGAAGTTATTAAAGACGATTATAGGAATATTAGTATTATTAATTTTAGCAGTAGCAGGTATGGCGGCTAAGGTGTATTTTGATGCGAAGGGGACGGCTTCTGATATTCATAAGCCGATTGATCGTGAAGTGTCAGAGTTGCGTGATAAGGCTGCGCAGACGAAGAAGGGTGATCCTATCTCGATTCTGTTGTTAGGGATTGATACGGGAGATTTAGGTCGTGTGGAGCAAGGGCGTTCGGATACGATGATGATTGCGACACTTAATCCTAATACGAAGAAGTCAACCTTAGTAAGTATTCCTCGTGATACGTACACAGCGATTATTGGCCATGATACAATTGATAAGTTGAACCATGCGTACGCGTTTGGTGGGGCAGAGATGTCAATGTTGTCAGTTGAGAATTTATTAGATATTCCGGTTGACCATTATGTGGCCGTGGATATGGGTGGATTGAAACAAGTCGTAGATATCGTGGGTGGTATTGATGTTGATAATGATATTGAATTCACACAGGATAACTATAGCTTCCCAATTGGTGTGAATCACATGAATGGGGAACAAACACTGGCGTACATTCGTATGCGTTATGATGATCCTAATGGGGACTATGGTCGTCAAAATCGTCAACGTAAGGTTGTTACAGCTATCTTGAAGCAAGCATTAAGCTTCAATACTTTAACGAACTACAATGATATCTTGAAGTTACTACAAAATAGTGTCGCAACGGATCTTACATGGGATCAATTATTAGATTTACAATCTAAGTATTCATCATCATTTGGCTCAATGACTTCTGATCAGTTACAAGGAACAGGGGATATGATTGGTGGCGTTTCTTACCAAATTATTGGTGATGATGAATTAGCGCGTGTAACAACGTTATTGAAAGAACAGTTAGAAGTGGAATAG
- a CDS encoding DUF5776 domain-containing protein: MKKIVLGIIVGSFFVNSGLAIATEQTTDSSSNISIDSSSISESLDAILVTSSTSTENFSSTEETATNESSVEFTSDIQEVNSSTTVSSTSNTRESLTTATSSDSTIQATKSSESINPDDALYQQYLTDNRRHSMSFDEYKTFQKTLETLSRKPRLTTYSNTSNVPYLTGERKQIVDRAKKYLGASYSQVNRLGPNSFDCSGLTYRVFMDVLKRNIGTYTGTQQTSGTRIAVANAKPGDLIFWSSDGGKSTYHVAIYIGNSQYIHAPNPNEKVNISPIWWKEWPPSFALRMDLKESNTIDLTKYWTKSPGKVVNLKATPYYRSADFSKSTQVGTYALATQLTIDKIVYDKKKVPVFKLKNGYYVSAERALMQKFTYASMKPTQYSVSKSNPALYKNITLMTKKAASTLGKVYEVRGKYTLENGAVIYTLYNKNGSWAGYMNSKDMIPVKYVSWNKPVIINKANYSSYTDFFFSGKKIKNTKTLIGTQYTAKGYYILGDGKKYLTLYDKKNKWQGYLNSAATLSNLTNYYLSSPKKVVALKSTDYYRSSTFTKNTRVGTYQVGTTLDVTSVTYASNGLPVLKLKNGYYLSAEKARVRKFTYTAMNEKYSISTKNVTLWHKITQTNKKATSSIGTVFNVKGRYNIDNGQIIYSLYKKNGTWAGYMNSKNMSQVKYVSWNKNVKITKKNYATYTDFFFSSKKIKNTSSILNKTYKAKGYYILGNGKKYLTLYDKNNKWIGYLNAEATKW, from the coding sequence ATGAAAAAAATTGTTTTAGGGATAATAGTAGGAAGTTTCTTTGTGAATAGTGGTCTAGCAATTGCGACTGAACAGACGACTGATTCATCTTCAAATATAAGCATTGATTCGAGTAGCATTAGCGAGTCTCTTGATGCTATTTTGGTAACTAGTAGTACAAGTACTGAGAATTTTTCATCAACTGAAGAGACGGCAACGAACGAGTCTAGCGTTGAGTTTACGAGTGATATTCAAGAAGTAAATAGTTCGACCACTGTGAGCTCAACCTCAAATACTCGTGAGTCGTTGACAACTGCTACTAGTAGTGACAGCACAATCCAGGCAACTAAGTCTAGCGAGAGTATCAACCCAGACGATGCGTTGTACCAACAGTACTTAACAGATAATCGTCGTCATTCGATGAGTTTTGACGAGTATAAGACTTTCCAAAAGACATTAGAGACTCTGTCACGTAAGCCTAGATTGACGACGTACAGCAACACTAGCAACGTGCCGTATTTAACTGGTGAACGTAAACAAATTGTGGATCGTGCGAAAAAGTATCTAGGGGCAAGCTATTCACAAGTCAATCGCTTAGGTCCGAATTCCTTTGATTGTTCTGGCTTAACGTATCGCGTCTTTATGGACGTCTTGAAACGTAATATTGGAACCTATACTGGCACACAACAAACCTCGGGCACACGTATAGCGGTGGCTAATGCCAAACCGGGGGATTTAATTTTTTGGTCTTCAGATGGTGGTAAGAGCACGTATCACGTTGCGATTTATATCGGTAACAGTCAATATATCCATGCTCCAAATCCTAATGAGAAAGTCAATATCTCCCCTATTTGGTGGAAAGAGTGGCCGCCTAGTTTTGCTTTAAGAATGGATTTAAAAGAAAGTAACACCATTGATTTAACAAAATATTGGACGAAGTCACCTGGTAAGGTCGTTAACTTAAAAGCTACCCCTTATTATCGTTCAGCTGATTTTTCTAAAAGCACACAAGTTGGTACCTACGCTCTAGCAACCCAGCTAACTATTGATAAAATTGTTTATGATAAGAAGAAAGTACCCGTGTTCAAACTAAAAAATGGTTACTATGTATCGGCAGAAAGAGCGTTAATGCAAAAATTCACTTATGCTTCAATGAAACCCACGCAGTATAGTGTGTCAAAAAGCAACCCTGCACTCTATAAAAATATTACCTTAATGACTAAGAAAGCTGCTAGTACGCTTGGTAAAGTCTACGAAGTTCGAGGTAAATATACATTAGAAAACGGCGCAGTGATTTATACGCTTTATAATAAAAACGGCAGTTGGGCTGGCTATATGAATAGTAAAGACATGATACCAGTGAAATATGTCAGTTGGAACAAACCAGTGATTATCAATAAAGCCAATTATTCGTCCTATACCGACTTCTTCTTTAGCGGGAAGAAAATCAAGAATACGAAAACCCTGATTGGCACTCAGTATACAGCCAAAGGTTACTACATATTAGGGGACGGAAAAAAATACTTAACACTTTATGATAAAAAAAATAAATGGCAAGGCTATTTAAATAGTGCCGCAACGTTGAGTAATTTAACTAACTATTACCTATCATCACCTAAAAAAGTCGTCGCATTAAAAAGTACCGACTACTATCGCTCGTCAACTTTCACTAAGAATACTCGCGTTGGGACGTATCAAGTTGGTACGACACTTGATGTAACTAGTGTCACCTACGCAAGCAACGGGCTTCCCGTCCTAAAGTTGAAGAATGGTTACTATCTATCCGCTGAAAAAGCCCGCGTACGAAAATTCACGTACACCGCGATGAACGAAAAATACAGTATTTCAACAAAAAATGTCACTCTGTGGCACAAGATCACGCAAACAAACAAAAAAGCCACCAGCTCAATAGGAACAGTCTTCAACGTCAAAGGCCGATATAACATAGATAACGGCCAAATCATTTACTCCTTATACAAAAAGAATGGCACGTGGGCAGGTTACATGAACAGCAAAAACATGTCCCAGGTCAAATATGTCAGTTGGAATAAAAACGTAAAAATCACCAAGAAAAATTATGCTACTTACACTGATTTCTTTTTTAGCAGTAAAAAAATTAAAAACACCTCAAGTATCCTAAACAAAACATACAAAGCCAAAGGATATTACATCCTAGGAAACGGGAAAAAATATTTAACACTTTATGACAAAAACAATAAATGGATTGGCTATTTAAACGCTGAGGCGACTAAATGGTAA
- a CDS encoding tyrosine-protein phosphatase yields MIDLHCHILPGLDDGAQNVEDSLEMARKAVDSGITHILCTPHHNGKYRNHKAAIMDAVADLQAILDEEQIPLTLFEGQEVRISGELIEEYEADLLLGTDVADHYLLIEFPTQDVPKYTEQLFFELLAKGITPVIVHPERNSVFIEDPNKLIPFIEMGILTQMTAPSYVGVFGKKIQKVSEQMLAHNLIHMMASDAHNLKTRNFYLAEAYAKLRKEYGKAKVYEFEQVAKALINGDKVEVPEYQEIKKKRFGFF; encoded by the coding sequence ATGATTGATTTGCATTGTCATATTCTTCCTGGTTTAGATGATGGCGCGCAGAATGTGGAGGATTCACTTGAAATGGCTAGAAAAGCTGTAGATAGTGGTATCACCCACATTTTGTGTACACCCCATCATAATGGGAAGTATCGCAACCATAAAGCAGCTATAATGGATGCGGTTGCAGATTTACAAGCGATTCTTGATGAAGAACAGATACCGTTGACGCTATTTGAAGGTCAAGAGGTACGGATTTCAGGAGAATTAATAGAGGAGTATGAAGCTGACTTATTATTAGGGACGGATGTTGCGGATCATTATTTATTAATTGAATTCCCAACACAAGATGTCCCCAAGTACACCGAGCAATTATTCTTTGAACTGTTGGCTAAAGGTATAACGCCTGTTATTGTTCATCCTGAACGAAATAGCGTCTTTATCGAGGATCCTAATAAGTTAATCCCATTTATTGAGATGGGTATCTTAACACAAATGACCGCGCCAAGTTATGTCGGCGTGTTCGGTAAAAAGATACAAAAGGTTTCTGAACAAATGTTAGCCCATAACTTGATCCATATGATGGCAAGTGACGCGCATAACTTAAAAACACGTAACTTCTACTTAGCAGAAGCTTACGCTAAGCTAAGAAAAGAATACGGCAAAGCCAAAGTCTATGAATTCGAGCAAGTAGCAAAAGCTTTGATTAACGGTGATAAGGTAGAAGTACCTGAGTATCAAGAGATAAAGAAAAAAAGGTTTGGTTTTTTTTAG
- a CDS encoding sigma-70 family RNA polymerase sigma factor, which translates to MNTHLTEYFDHYEPMIYGVLKSLTIHRYHPHYEDLVQTSRLLLWELLVQTDDLPQTEQERYQLGGYLYQRIRWRIIDLLRRDNQYAGHVDIYNPIEEMTEVTDLPSRPEIPSVEYLLTHEWQQLPPHLRTYLIATVDYQLTITEIAKNLNVSRQTLYTWRKQLQQHLNNWQTT; encoded by the coding sequence ATGAATACACACCTAACAGAGTATTTTGACCACTACGAACCGATGATTTACGGTGTCTTGAAATCACTAACGATTCACCGCTATCACCCACACTATGAAGATCTCGTCCAAACCTCTCGCCTCTTATTGTGGGAATTACTCGTACAGACCGATGACTTACCGCAAACAGAGCAAGAACGTTACCAATTAGGTGGCTATCTCTACCAACGCATTCGTTGGCGCATAATTGACTTATTAAGACGAGATAATCAATACGCTGGCCATGTAGATATCTACAATCCTATCGAAGAGATGACGGAAGTGACGGATTTACCTAGCCGTCCAGAGATTCCCTCTGTTGAATATCTCTTAACTCATGAATGGCAACAATTACCACCACATTTACGAACTTACTTGATTGCCACCGTTGATTACCAACTAACCATTACCGAAATCGCTAAAAACCTTAACGTCTCAAGACAAACACTCTATACGTGGCGCAAACAATTACAACAACATTTAAATAATTGGCAAACCACTTGA
- the recX gene encoding recombination regulator RecX, whose amino-acid sequence MITVKNVLKEKGPGYTISLSTGESLLVSEDILVRYRLLKNQEISPELVEEIKQAGQQDLGYQMSLNYLSYQLRTEKEVRDYLKEKEINSQDISAIIERLQEVKLVDDQMYAESFVRTQMRLSDKGPTVLKQKLRQKGIKPEVADAALMLYTVSKQEEVASKLAEKTIRKNQNKTFQTQQQKLQQTLMTKGFSQEISRSVLAQITLEKDVDQEEVLLNKEGDKLWRKNARFEPFDRKQKTMQGLMRKGFDYDLIKQFIVTKELEDE is encoded by the coding sequence ATGATTACGGTAAAAAATGTCCTAAAAGAAAAAGGACCGGGTTATACGATTAGCTTATCCACAGGTGAATCACTTTTAGTCTCGGAAGATATTCTCGTACGTTATCGCCTGTTGAAAAACCAAGAGATTTCTCCAGAGCTTGTGGAGGAGATTAAGCAAGCAGGGCAACAAGACTTAGGGTATCAAATGAGTTTGAACTATTTAAGTTATCAGTTGCGAACTGAAAAAGAAGTTCGTGATTACTTGAAGGAAAAAGAAATTAATTCGCAGGATATCTCAGCCATCATTGAACGCTTGCAAGAGGTCAAGTTGGTCGATGATCAGATGTATGCGGAGAGTTTTGTCCGGACACAAATGCGTTTGAGTGATAAAGGCCCAACTGTCTTGAAACAAAAACTACGCCAAAAAGGGATTAAGCCAGAAGTAGCCGATGCGGCGCTGATGTTATACACAGTGAGCAAGCAAGAAGAAGTCGCAAGCAAATTAGCCGAAAAAACCATTCGCAAAAACCAAAATAAAACTTTTCAAACGCAACAACAAAAATTACAACAAACCTTAATGACCAAAGGCTTCAGCCAAGAAATTAGCCGATCTGTACTTGCCCAGATTACACTTGAGAAAGATGTCGATCAAGAAGAAGTCTTACTAAATAAAGAAGGCGATAAATTATGGCGTAAGAATGCTCGTTTTGAACCATTTGATCGTAAACAAAAAACGATGCAGGGCCTAATGCGTAAAGGATTTGATTACGACCTGATTAAACAATTTATCGTTACGAAAGAGCTAGAAGATGAATAA
- a CDS encoding IS30 family transposase — protein MAQIKSNTKKSTYKHLSFKERQLIESWHKDGKSNREIGKRLGRHHQTIANELKRGTTTQIKENRKVRQLYFADTGQAVYIKNRKRCGAKSKLISAFDFINYSCKQIIEFNWSPDAIVGFVKSLEDFDKPTVSTKTLYNYIDSGILPIRNHHLKMKLRLSPKKKKSHQHKKELGKSIDLRPASIDSRQSFGHWEIDSVLGAKTKDDNALLTLVERKTRYMVTAILDDHTEESVCYALKQLEKQFGHLFSHVFKSITADNGSEFSSLQDTLNHARDIYFAHPYSSWERGTNERHNGLLRRFVPKGTPIYKYSKQFIQQATDSINFLPRKLLNYRQPVILFLEELEKIKTKT, from the coding sequence ATGGCTCAAATTAAGAGTAACACAAAAAAATCAACCTATAAACACCTTTCCTTCAAGGAAAGACAACTTATTGAATCCTGGCATAAGGATGGTAAATCAAATAGAGAAATTGGTAAACGGTTAGGTCGTCATCACCAAACGATTGCTAACGAGCTTAAACGTGGTACCACAACTCAAATTAAAGAAAATAGAAAAGTTAGACAACTCTATTTTGCTGATACAGGACAAGCCGTTTATATAAAAAACAGGAAGCGTTGTGGAGCTAAATCCAAATTAATAAGTGCCTTTGACTTTATTAATTATTCTTGTAAACAAATCATTGAATTTAATTGGTCACCAGATGCGATTGTTGGGTTTGTTAAATCCTTAGAGGATTTTGACAAACCTACAGTCTCCACTAAAACACTTTATAACTACATAGATAGTGGCATTCTACCAATAAGAAACCACCATCTTAAAATGAAGCTTAGGTTATCACCGAAGAAAAAGAAAAGCCATCAACATAAAAAAGAGCTAGGAAAATCAATTGATCTACGGCCAGCTTCGATTGATAGTAGACAATCTTTTGGTCATTGGGAAATAGATAGTGTTCTTGGAGCCAAAACAAAAGATGACAATGCTTTACTCACTCTCGTTGAAAGAAAAACACGCTACATGGTGACCGCTATTTTAGATGACCATACTGAAGAGTCTGTTTGCTATGCGTTAAAACAACTAGAAAAGCAGTTTGGTCATTTGTTTTCTCATGTGTTTAAATCAATCACCGCTGATAACGGAAGTGAATTTAGCTCATTACAAGACACCTTAAACCATGCGAGAGATATTTACTTTGCTCATCCGTATTCCTCATGGGAACGTGGAACAAATGAACGGCATAATGGATTACTTAGGAGATTTGTTCCGAAAGGAACACCGATATATAAGTATTCAAAACAATTTATTCAGCAAGCTACTGATAGTATCAATTTTTTACCACGTAAGTTGTTAAACTATCGACAACCAGTCATACTATTTTTAGAAGAATTGGAAAAAATTAAAACCAAAACCTGA
- a CDS encoding YveK family protein: MEQTISIEELIKIIKNRWLLILSLGIIGCGIAALVTQFLMDEKYSSSAQMIADLPELSKDQDDTDLEDVNFNLQMINTYKDIISSEKLLEEVRLELKQSYGINKSIESIRSQSEVVQNTNSQMFAIKVTANSPEEAQTIANVQSKEFIETSQAVPAINNVSIFSEATLKKAPVGPNLKLNILIGTMLGLLMGLGITFLLEFMDKTASSVDFIEDQLNLPNLGSVYQMTEEQATYNPYLLEKKIVV; the protein is encoded by the coding sequence ATGGAACAAACCATTAGTATAGAAGAACTTATTAAAATAATTAAAAATAGATGGCTATTGATTCTTAGTTTAGGAATTATTGGATGTGGAATAGCAGCATTGGTTACGCAGTTTCTGATGGATGAGAAGTATAGTTCATCTGCACAAATGATTGCTGATTTACCTGAGTTGAGTAAAGATCAGGATGATACGGATTTAGAAGATGTGAACTTTAACTTACAAATGATTAATACGTATAAAGATATTATTAGTTCAGAAAAATTATTAGAAGAAGTACGTCTAGAATTAAAACAATCTTATGGTATAAATAAATCAATCGAAAGCATCCGTTCACAATCAGAAGTTGTCCAGAATACGAATTCTCAGATGTTTGCAATTAAAGTAACGGCGAATAGTCCAGAAGAAGCGCAAACAATAGCAAATGTTCAATCAAAAGAATTTATTGAAACATCACAAGCAGTGCCTGCAATTAATAATGTGAGTATCTTTTCTGAAGCAACGCTAAAAAAAGCACCCGTAGGCCCTAATCTGAAACTAAATATACTAATTGGCACAATGCTTGGGCTATTAATGGGCCTAGGAATAACATTCTTGCTAGAATTCATGGATAAAACAGCCTCTAGTGTTGATTTTATTGAAGATCAGTTGAACTTACCTAATTTAGGTAGTGTGTATCAAATGACAGAGGAACAAGCGACTTATAACCCTTATCTATTAGAAAAGAAAATCGTAGTGTGA
- a CDS encoding IS30 family transposase, producing the protein MTYKHLTIDELTMIESYYLQDNKPVEIANRMGRAVQTIYNVVNKLKQGMTVLDYWHQYKENKKKCGRKVIQLPTHEVDDIKEKVALGWTPDVIIGRQESPISCSMRTLYRLFSKAIFDVGALPMKGKRKPNGHQDKRGKQQFKRSIHARLDNYPDFNSEFGHLEGDTIVGVHHKSAVITLVERLSKVIITIKPNGRKASYIETALNQWFSRFPKNFFKSITFDCGKEFSNWKAVSNQHDIDIYFADPGTPSQRPLNENSNGILRRNGLPKSMDFREIDQIFISSISNQRNHIPRKSLNYKTPIEIFLSYVQEAFYSNLI; encoded by the coding sequence ATGACCTATAAACATCTTACCATAGACGAACTAACAATGATAGAATCCTATTATCTTCAAGATAATAAACCGGTTGAAATTGCTAATCGAATGGGACGTGCTGTACAAACTATTTATAATGTGGTTAATAAGTTAAAGCAAGGCATGACAGTTCTTGATTATTGGCATCAATATAAAGAAAACAAGAAAAAATGTGGTAGAAAAGTCATTCAATTACCTACTCATGAAGTAGATGATATTAAAGAGAAAGTCGCTCTTGGTTGGACGCCTGACGTCATTATTGGGCGACAAGAAAGCCCTATTTCATGCAGTATGAGAACACTTTATCGTTTATTTTCTAAAGCAATATTTGATGTTGGGGCTTTACCTATGAAAGGCAAAAGAAAACCCAATGGCCATCAGGATAAACGGGGAAAACAACAGTTCAAGCGTTCAATCCATGCTCGACTTGATAATTATCCTGATTTCAATTCTGAGTTTGGTCACCTTGAAGGTGATACGATTGTTGGCGTTCATCATAAAAGTGCCGTTATTACGTTAGTTGAAAGATTATCTAAAGTAATTATCACGATTAAACCCAACGGCCGTAAGGCATCATATATTGAAACGGCCCTTAACCAATGGTTTTCTCGCTTTCCTAAAAACTTCTTTAAATCCATTACGTTTGACTGTGGAAAAGAATTTTCTAACTGGAAAGCTGTCAGTAATCAACATGATATTGATATTTATTTTGCAGACCCTGGAACGCCTTCTCAACGCCCATTAAACGAGAATTCCAACGGGATTCTACGCCGTAATGGACTACCAAAATCAATGGATTTTAGAGAAATCGATCAAATATTTATTTCAAGCATCAGCAATCAACGCAACCATATTCCAAGAAAATCATTGAATTACAAAACACCTATCGAAATATTTTTGAGCTATGTACAAGAAGCATTTTATTCTAACTTAATTTGA